The following are from one region of the Rhizobacter sp. AJA081-3 genome:
- a CDS encoding alpha/beta hydrolase: MSNDAPHEESPTERLDRTLHAAAAPLTGGLSPVSLSLALADWAWHLGVSPGRQMELAALAAQLATDTLRGDDAPTGAADDDPRFRHPDWARWPFNVMRAGFRNAESWWHAASRLPGMTRHHAELTDFMARQWLGVLTPANWLPTNPVVLNENAENLGGPLQRGFANWLEDLSTPPAARAAAEREAHFKVGRDVAVTPGEVVMRNRLVELIRYTPQTKAVHPEPLLIVPSWIMKYYILDLSPHNSLVRYLVSQGHVVYMLSWRNPDAADHELTMDDYLQFGPFEALEAIARLHPPRTPVHAMGYCLGGTLLAVAAAALARAGIVAGAKKLAPLATLTLLAAQTDFSEPGELGLFIDESQVAYLRELTRGTGYLTGEAMAGSFQFLHSRDLVWTRRMREYLMGEREQASDLMAWNADTTHMPARMHNEYLTSLYLHNALAAGAYRVGGREGRAVSLADLRVPVFMVGTTRDHVSPWRSVYKLHHLCEAQITFVLASGGHNAGIVSEPGHARRSYRIGTRAAHGPWIDPAAWEREAAEHEGSWWPAWHEWLAAHSSKKRAPPALPRGASLGAAPGEYVLTCYDD, encoded by the coding sequence ATGAGCAACGACGCCCCGCACGAAGAATCCCCCACCGAGCGGCTGGACCGCACGCTGCACGCCGCCGCGGCGCCGCTGACCGGTGGCCTGTCGCCGGTGTCCTTGTCGCTGGCGCTGGCCGACTGGGCCTGGCACCTGGGCGTGTCGCCGGGGCGGCAGATGGAGCTGGCGGCGCTGGCCGCGCAGCTCGCCACCGACACGCTGCGCGGCGACGACGCGCCCACCGGCGCCGCCGACGACGACCCTCGCTTTCGCCACCCCGACTGGGCGCGCTGGCCCTTCAACGTGATGCGCGCGGGCTTCCGCAATGCCGAGAGCTGGTGGCATGCGGCGTCGCGCCTGCCGGGCATGACGCGCCACCACGCGGAGCTCACCGATTTCATGGCACGGCAGTGGCTGGGCGTGCTCACGCCGGCCAACTGGCTGCCGACGAATCCCGTGGTGCTGAACGAGAATGCCGAGAACCTCGGCGGCCCGCTGCAGCGCGGTTTCGCAAACTGGCTGGAGGATCTGTCCACGCCGCCGGCTGCGCGTGCCGCCGCCGAGCGCGAGGCGCATTTCAAGGTCGGCCGCGACGTCGCCGTCACGCCGGGCGAGGTGGTGATGCGCAACCGGCTCGTCGAGCTGATCCGCTACACGCCGCAGACGAAGGCGGTGCATCCCGAGCCGCTGTTGATCGTGCCCTCGTGGATCATGAAGTACTACATCCTCGACCTTTCGCCGCACAACTCGCTGGTGCGCTACCTGGTCTCGCAGGGCCACGTGGTCTACATGCTGTCCTGGCGCAACCCCGATGCCGCCGACCACGAGCTGACGATGGACGACTACCTGCAGTTCGGCCCCTTCGAGGCACTGGAGGCGATCGCCAGGCTGCACCCGCCGCGCACGCCGGTGCATGCGATGGGCTATTGCCTGGGCGGCACGCTGCTGGCCGTCGCCGCAGCGGCACTGGCCCGCGCGGGCATCGTGGCCGGCGCGAAGAAGCTCGCGCCCCTGGCCACGCTCACGCTGCTGGCTGCACAGACCGATTTCTCCGAGCCGGGCGAGCTCGGCCTGTTCATCGACGAGAGCCAGGTCGCCTACCTTCGCGAGCTCACGCGCGGCACCGGCTACCTCACCGGCGAGGCGATGGCAGGCTCGTTCCAGTTCCTGCATTCGCGCGACCTGGTGTGGACACGTCGCATGCGCGAGTACCTGATGGGCGAGCGCGAGCAGGCGAGCGACCTGATGGCCTGGAACGCCGACACCACGCACATGCCGGCGCGCATGCACAACGAGTACCTCACCTCGCTGTACCTGCACAACGCGCTGGCGGCAGGCGCCTACCGCGTCGGCGGCCGCGAGGGCCGGGCGGTGTCGCTGGCCGACCTGCGCGTGCCGGTGTTCATGGTCGGCACCACCCGCGACCACGTCTCGCCGTGGCGCTCGGTGTACAAGCTGCACCACCTGTGCGAGGCGCAGATCACCTTCGTGCTGGCCAGCGGCGGGCACAACGCCGGCATCGTCTCCGAACCGGGCCATGCGCGCCGCAGCTACCGCATCGGCACGCGCGCCGCGCACGGCCCCTGGATCGACCCGGCCGCCTGGGAGCGCGAAGCCGCCGAGCATGAGGGCTCGTGGTGGCCGGCCTGGCACGAATGGCTGGCCGCGCATTCGTCGAAGAAGCGCGCGCCACCGGCATTGCCGCGCGGCGCCTCGCTCGGTGCCGCGCCGGGCGAGTACGTGCTGACGTGCTACGACGACTGA
- the ychF gene encoding redox-regulated ATPase YchF: MSLKCGIVGLPNVGKSTLFNALTKAGIAAENYPFCTIEPNVGIVELPDPRLAQLSAIVKPERVVPAIVEFVDIAGLVAGASKGEGLGNQFLAHIRETDAIVNVVRCFEDENVIHVAGKVDPISDIEVIQTELCLADMTTVEKSLARYTKVAKTGHDKEAQRLVDVLVKCQAALNEAKPVRSIDFSKEELVVLKPLCLITAKPAMFVGNVDEHGFENNPLLEKLKAYAEAQKAPVVAICAKTEAEMSEMSDEDKELFLADMGQTEPGLNRLIRAAFKLLGLQTYFTAGVKEVRAWTIHVGDTAPQAAGVIHTDFERGFIRAQTIAFDDFIAYKGEQGAKDAGKMRAEGKEYVVKDGDVLNFLFNV, encoded by the coding sequence ATGAGCCTCAAGTGCGGCATCGTGGGCCTGCCCAACGTCGGCAAGTCCACCCTCTTCAATGCCCTGACCAAAGCCGGCATCGCCGCCGAGAACTACCCGTTCTGCACCATCGAGCCGAATGTCGGCATCGTCGAGCTGCCCGACCCGCGGCTGGCGCAGCTGTCGGCGATCGTCAAGCCCGAGCGCGTGGTGCCGGCAATCGTGGAGTTCGTCGACATCGCCGGCCTGGTGGCCGGGGCGAGCAAAGGCGAGGGCCTGGGCAACCAGTTCCTCGCGCACATCCGCGAGACCGACGCCATCGTCAACGTGGTGCGTTGTTTCGAGGACGAGAACGTCATCCACGTGGCCGGCAAGGTCGACCCGATCTCCGACATCGAGGTCATCCAGACCGAGCTGTGCCTGGCCGACATGACGACCGTAGAGAAGTCGCTGGCCCGCTACACGAAGGTCGCCAAGACCGGCCACGACAAGGAGGCGCAACGCCTGGTCGACGTGCTGGTCAAGTGCCAGGCGGCGCTCAATGAAGCGAAGCCGGTGCGCAGCATCGACTTCAGCAAGGAAGAGCTGGTGGTGCTCAAGCCGCTGTGCCTGATCACCGCCAAGCCGGCGATGTTCGTCGGCAATGTCGACGAGCACGGATTCGAGAACAACCCGCTGCTCGAGAAGCTGAAGGCCTACGCCGAGGCGCAGAAGGCGCCGGTGGTGGCGATCTGCGCGAAGACCGAAGCCGAGATGTCGGAGATGAGCGACGAGGACAAGGAGCTCTTCCTCGCCGACATGGGCCAGACCGAGCCGGGCCTGAACCGGCTGATCCGCGCCGCCTTCAAGCTGCTCGGCCTGCAGACCTACTTCACCGCCGGCGTGAAGGAAGTGCGCGCCTGGACCATCCACGTCGGCGACACCGCGCCGCAGGCGGCCGGCGTGATCCACACCGACTTCGAGCGCGGCTTCATCCGCGCGCAGACCATCGCCTTCGACGACTTCATCGCCTACAAGGGCGAACAGGGCGCGAAGGACGCCGGCAAGATGCGCGCCGAGGGCAAGGAATACGTCGTCAAGGATGGCGACGTGCTCAACTTCCTGTTCAACGTCTGA
- a CDS encoding pirin family protein: protein MTLPQLISPQSKDLGGGFTVRRCLPSAQRQAVGPFLFFDHFGPITAQPSDNHDVRPHPHIGLATVTYLFEGAMLHRDSTGVVQRIEPGAINWMTAGRGIVHSERTPDDLRGMVRRSHGLQLWCALPAEHEEDAPAFQHHPAHELPELNLPEAAVRVLIGSAFGVTSPVATLSPTLYLDIALASGGSLVLPDVAIERAVYSTDVDIEIGGTPVPAGTLAVLEPGSQPLLHARQGARVVMIGGAPLGHRFMVWNFVSSRRERIVQAQEDWEAQRFDKVPGETEFIPLPPRQSNR from the coding sequence ATGACCCTGCCGCAGCTCATCAGCCCCCAATCCAAGGACCTCGGCGGCGGCTTCACCGTGCGCCGCTGCCTGCCTTCGGCGCAGCGCCAGGCGGTCGGGCCGTTCCTGTTCTTCGACCACTTCGGGCCGATCACGGCGCAGCCTTCGGACAACCACGACGTGCGCCCGCATCCGCACATCGGCCTGGCTACCGTGACCTATCTGTTCGAGGGCGCGATGCTGCACCGTGATTCCACTGGCGTGGTGCAGCGCATCGAGCCCGGCGCGATCAACTGGATGACGGCGGGGCGCGGCATCGTGCACTCCGAGCGCACACCCGACGACCTGCGCGGCATGGTACGGCGCAGCCATGGGCTGCAGCTCTGGTGCGCGCTGCCGGCCGAGCACGAGGAGGACGCGCCGGCGTTCCAGCACCATCCGGCGCACGAACTGCCCGAACTCAACCTGCCCGAGGCGGCGGTGCGCGTGCTGATCGGCTCGGCCTTCGGCGTCACCTCGCCGGTGGCCACGCTCTCGCCCACGCTGTACCTCGACATCGCGCTGGCCTCGGGCGGCTCGCTGGTGCTGCCCGACGTGGCGATCGAACGCGCGGTCTACAGCACCGACGTGGACATCGAGATCGGCGGCACGCCCGTTCCCGCGGGCACGCTGGCGGTGCTGGAGCCCGGCTCGCAGCCGCTGCTGCATGCGCGCCAAGGGGCACGGGTGGTGATGATCGGCGGGGCTCCGCTGGGCCACCGCTTCATGGTGTGGAACTTCGTTTCCTCGCGCCGCGAACGCATTGTGCAGGCGCAAGAAGACTGGGAGGCGCAGCGTTTCGACAAGGTCCCGGGCGAGACCGAGTTCATCCCGCTGCCGCCGCGTCAGTCGAACCGATAG
- a CDS encoding MOSC domain-containing protein codes for MSPTSEKAGDIEVRIAGLNLHPIKSCAGIAVPEALLIETGFEFDRAWMVVDEAGLLVTQRELPRMALIQPTLKHHDMVLRAPGMLALHIALDTVEQPVQVTVWNDTVKAYDMGDLAAQWFSDFLGPYRSGKLRLARFDPEQRRLSDARWTGPIEAGNAFADAFPLLVTSTAGLDEFNRRMVAAGHAPVTMQRFRPNIVLDGLDAHGEDHLDEIVFAAPEGPVRIKMVKPCSRCTMPDVDPATAETGHAVGDTLASYRADARLDGALTFGMNAVILEGIESTLRVGLTGTATYRFD; via the coding sequence GTGAGCCCGACGAGCGAGAAAGCTGGCGACATCGAGGTCCGCATCGCCGGGCTGAACCTGCACCCGATCAAGTCCTGCGCCGGCATCGCCGTGCCCGAGGCGCTGCTCATCGAAACCGGCTTCGAGTTCGACCGCGCCTGGATGGTGGTCGACGAAGCCGGGCTGCTCGTCACGCAGCGCGAGCTGCCGCGCATGGCGCTGATCCAGCCCACGCTCAAGCACCACGACATGGTGCTGCGCGCACCGGGCATGCTGGCGCTGCACATCGCGCTCGACACCGTCGAGCAGCCGGTGCAGGTGACGGTGTGGAACGACACCGTGAAGGCCTACGACATGGGCGACCTGGCCGCGCAGTGGTTCAGCGACTTTCTCGGCCCGTACCGCAGCGGCAAGCTGCGACTGGCGCGCTTCGACCCCGAGCAGCGCCGCCTGTCCGACGCGCGCTGGACAGGCCCGATCGAGGCCGGGAACGCCTTCGCCGATGCCTTCCCGCTGCTCGTCACCTCGACGGCCGGGCTCGATGAGTTCAACCGCCGGATGGTGGCGGCCGGCCATGCGCCGGTGACGATGCAGCGCTTCCGGCCGAACATCGTGCTCGACGGCCTCGATGCACATGGTGAGGACCACCTCGACGAGATCGTCTTCGCCGCACCCGAGGGCCCGGTGCGCATCAAGATGGTCAAGCCCTGCAGCCGCTGCACCATGCCCGACGTCGACCCGGCCACCGCCGAGACCGGCCACGCCGTGGGCGACACGCTGGCCAGCTACCGCGCCGACGCGCGGCTCGACGGCGCGCTGACCTTCGGCATGAACGCGGTGATCCTCGAAGGCATCGAGTCGACCTTGCGCGTGGGCTTGACCGGCACCGCGACCTATCGGTTCGACTGA
- a CDS encoding AsmA family protein: protein MSAWIKRIGIALAVLLLVAIAAAVYLVSTFDPNRYKGMAVDWMKANRNRTLVIDGPIELSVFPRVAVKLSRLSLSEAGRSEQFAAIDSAALAVDVMPLLSGRVVVGRVEASGVRAQLLRDAQGRRNTDDLAGPAAPASAPSKTEPKSAAGKPLDFDIDRVTLKDVRARVKDDQGGIDGELVLDSLSTGRIANGVESAIELAAKFDFRKPVLKGSLDGKTRLTPDLATGSVRLADMNLTFKGDVPGASAVETNVRGALAYDGAKGSVDAKGLELQLAARAGAIQVAGSTLSIGAFGYDPTKQALRVEQLKLRVKGSRGKDPLALDLDWPQLDVEGQKLKGSPLEGKLDLGGELPVNATFKSGAPTGTFDAVALPAFEAKLSSNSAARKLDGTLRANLGIKPAKSAISLEALALQANVEDKGLKPVALSLKGSASASPQAAQWAVSGQVNTNNFAIDGNANLSASPLFVKANARFDALDLNTLLPAGASAGATPDKNAPAPADAPVDLSALRALNANVSLRAGSFVFRQYRIADARIEAQLDNGMLKVPVLQAKAWGGALDANALADARANRIAVKAVATGVNVNALLKDVAGKDLLEGTGRVAMDVDTTGKSIGELRSHLRGTASLNLRDGAIKGINLAKSMRQAKAALSLKDDASTKAVQTEKTDFSELSASFQIADGVARSSDLDLKSPYLRLGGDGAVDIGKGRIDYTARATVTGTAAGQGGAELAALKGVTVPVRLTGPFEAIEWKIQWSAVAAGAVQNKLEDKLRDKLGLKAPAGGASAAAGAASAPTPKQQLKEKLLKGLFK from the coding sequence ATGTCTGCCTGGATCAAGAGAATCGGCATCGCGCTCGCGGTGCTGCTGCTGGTGGCCATCGCCGCCGCCGTCTACCTCGTCAGCACCTTCGACCCCAATCGCTACAAGGGCATGGCGGTCGACTGGATGAAGGCGAACCGCAACCGCACGCTGGTCATCGACGGCCCGATCGAGCTGTCGGTGTTCCCGCGGGTGGCGGTCAAGCTGAGCCGGCTCAGCCTGAGCGAAGCCGGTCGCAGCGAGCAGTTCGCCGCCATCGACAGCGCCGCGCTGGCGGTCGACGTGATGCCGCTGCTCAGCGGCCGCGTCGTCGTCGGCCGTGTCGAGGCCAGCGGCGTGCGTGCTCAGCTGCTGCGCGATGCCCAGGGCAGGCGCAACACCGACGACCTGGCCGGCCCCGCCGCGCCGGCCTCGGCGCCGTCGAAAACCGAGCCGAAGTCCGCCGCCGGCAAGCCGCTGGACTTCGACATCGATCGCGTCACCCTCAAGGACGTGCGTGCCCGCGTGAAGGACGATCAGGGCGGCATCGACGGCGAGCTGGTGCTCGATTCGCTGAGCACCGGCCGCATTGCCAACGGCGTGGAGTCGGCCATCGAGCTGGCCGCGAAGTTCGATTTCAGGAAGCCGGTGCTGAAGGGATCGCTCGACGGCAAGACCCGTCTGACACCGGACCTCGCCACCGGCTCGGTGCGCCTGGCCGACATGAACCTCACGTTCAAGGGCGACGTGCCCGGCGCCAGCGCCGTCGAGACCAACGTGCGCGGCGCCCTCGCCTACGACGGTGCCAAGGGCTCGGTCGACGCCAAGGGGCTGGAGTTGCAGCTCGCGGCCCGTGCCGGCGCGATCCAGGTGGCCGGCAGCACGCTGTCCATCGGCGCCTTCGGTTACGACCCGACGAAGCAGGCCCTGCGTGTCGAGCAGCTCAAGCTGCGCGTCAAGGGCAGCCGCGGCAAGGACCCGCTGGCGCTCGACCTCGACTGGCCGCAACTCGACGTCGAAGGCCAGAAGCTCAAGGGCAGCCCGCTCGAAGGCAAGCTCGATCTCGGCGGCGAACTGCCGGTGAACGCCACCTTCAAGAGCGGCGCACCCACCGGCACTTTCGACGCCGTCGCCCTGCCCGCCTTCGAGGCGAAGCTGTCGAGCAACAGCGCGGCACGCAAGCTCGACGGCACGCTGCGCGCCAACCTCGGCATCAAGCCGGCCAAGTCGGCGATCAGCCTGGAGGCGCTGGCGCTGCAGGCCAACGTCGAGGACAAGGGCCTCAAGCCGGTGGCGCTGTCGCTCAAGGGCAGCGCCTCGGCCTCGCCGCAGGCCGCGCAGTGGGCGGTGTCGGGCCAGGTCAACACGAACAACTTCGCGATCGATGGCAACGCCAACCTGTCGGCCAGCCCGCTGTTCGTCAAGGCCAACGCACGCTTTGACGCGCTGGACCTGAACACCCTGCTGCCCGCCGGCGCCTCCGCCGGCGCCACGCCGGACAAGAACGCACCGGCGCCGGCCGATGCGCCAGTGGACCTGTCGGCCCTGCGCGCGCTGAACGCCAACGTGTCGCTGCGCGCCGGCAGCTTCGTGTTCCGCCAGTACCGCATCGCCGATGCGCGCATCGAGGCGCAACTCGACAACGGCATGCTCAAGGTGCCGGTGCTGCAGGCCAAGGCCTGGGGCGGCGCGCTCGATGCCAACGCACTGGCCGACGCACGCGCCAACCGCATCGCGGTGAAGGCGGTGGCCACCGGCGTGAACGTCAACGCGCTGCTCAAGGACGTGGCCGGCAAGGACCTGCTCGAGGGCACCGGCCGCGTCGCGATGGACGTCGACACCACCGGCAAGAGCATCGGCGAACTGCGTTCGCACCTGCGTGGCACGGCCTCGCTCAACCTGCGCGACGGCGCAATCAAGGGCATCAACCTGGCCAAGAGCATGCGCCAGGCGAAGGCCGCGCTGTCGCTGAAGGACGACGCCTCGACGAAGGCGGTGCAGACCGAGAAGACCGATTTCTCCGAGCTGAGTGCCAGCTTCCAGATCGCCGACGGCGTGGCGCGCAGCAGCGACCTCGACCTGAAGAGCCCCTACCTGCGCCTGGGCGGCGACGGCGCGGTGGACATCGGCAAGGGCCGCATCGACTACACCGCGCGCGCCACCGTCACCGGCACGGCGGCGGGGCAAGGCGGCGCCGAGCTCGCCGCGCTGAAGGGCGTGACGGTGCCGGTGCGACTGACCGGCCCGTTCGAAGCGATTGAGTGGAAGATCCAGTGGTCGGCGGTGGCCGCCGGCGCTGTGCAGAACAAGCTGGAAGACAAGCTGCGCGACAAGCTGGGCCTGAAGGCCCCGGCGGGCGGCGCCTCGGCGGCGGCCGGCGCAGCCTCGGCGCCCACGCCCAAGCAACAATTGAAGGAGAAACTGTTGAAGGGGTTGTTCAAGTGA
- a CDS encoding FAD-dependent monooxygenase gives MKHVDVLVRGAGIVGQSLALSLARLGLQVGLCAEPPRPEGSPDVRAYALNAASVALLRSLKVWDSLPAHAATPVYDMHVQGDADGAAIDFSAWEQKVGELAWIVDAPVLERELGAAVRFSPHIHALAPATAERVRADLTALCEGKESASRARLGVGFERHDYGHSAIAARLVAARPHGGTARQWFRSPDVLALLPFDSPQPSCSYALVWSMPRERAHELMALDDTAFAAALMEASRGEAGELTVASPRAEWPLAIAEATAWSGPGWVLLGDAAHVVHPLAGQGLNLGLADVIALTRVIAAREPWRPLGDERLLRRYARERTLPTWAMAQVTDGLLQLFAQPAPAVRELRNRGLSLVNQLTPLKRWLTARALDA, from the coding sequence ATGAAACACGTGGATGTGCTGGTGCGCGGGGCGGGCATCGTCGGGCAGAGCCTGGCGCTGTCGCTGGCGCGGCTCGGGCTGCAGGTCGGGCTCTGCGCGGAGCCACCGCGCCCCGAGGGCAGCCCCGATGTGCGCGCCTACGCGCTGAACGCCGCCTCAGTGGCGCTGCTGCGCAGCCTGAAGGTGTGGGATTCGCTGCCCGCGCATGCCGCCACGCCGGTCTACGACATGCACGTGCAGGGCGATGCCGACGGCGCGGCGATCGACTTCTCTGCCTGGGAGCAGAAGGTCGGCGAGCTGGCCTGGATCGTCGATGCGCCGGTGCTCGAGCGCGAGCTGGGCGCGGCGGTGCGCTTCTCGCCGCACATCCATGCGCTGGCGCCTGCCACGGCCGAGCGCGTGCGGGCCGATCTGACCGCTCTGTGCGAGGGCAAGGAATCGGCCAGCCGCGCCCGCCTGGGCGTGGGTTTCGAGCGCCACGACTACGGACACAGTGCCATCGCTGCGCGTCTGGTGGCCGCACGGCCGCACGGGGGCACGGCACGGCAATGGTTCCGCTCGCCCGACGTGCTGGCGCTGCTGCCCTTCGATTCGCCGCAGCCGAGCTGTTCGTATGCGCTGGTCTGGTCGATGCCGCGCGAGCGTGCGCACGAACTGATGGCGCTCGACGACACAGCCTTTGCCGCGGCCCTGATGGAAGCCAGCCGCGGCGAGGCCGGTGAACTGACTGTGGCTTCGCCGCGCGCCGAATGGCCGCTGGCGATTGCCGAAGCCACCGCCTGGAGCGGCCCCGGCTGGGTGCTGCTCGGCGACGCTGCCCATGTGGTGCACCCGCTGGCGGGCCAGGGCCTGAACCTGGGCCTGGCCGACGTGATCGCGCTGACCCGCGTGATCGCCGCGCGCGAGCCGTGGCGGCCGCTGGGCGACGAGCGGCTGCTGCGCCGCTATGCGCGCGAACGCACCCTGCCCACCTGGGCAATGGCGCAGGTCACCGACGGCCTGCTGCAGCTTTTCGCACAGCCGGCGCCCGCCGTGCGGGAACTTCGCAACCGCGGGCTGAGTCTGGTCAACCAGCTCACCCCTCTCAAGCGCTGGCTGACGGCCCGCGCTCTCGACGCCTGA
- a CDS encoding DsbC family protein produces the protein MIRFVPFALAAALALPALAQEAVIRKNLSERLPDFPKIDEITKTPIPGLYEFRIGTEVFYTDEQGNHVIEGHIIDTRTRVNLTQARVDKLTQIDVSKLPLKDAIVWKQVTGERKLVVFADPNCGYCKRFERDLNNVKDVTVYTFLYPILGGDSPEKSKNIWCAKDSTKAWRDWMLDGVTPPKVMGQCDLGALNRTAEMGRKYKINGTPAIVFEDGKRVPGAMNAEQIEKQLVASRAARP, from the coding sequence ATGATCCGCTTCGTTCCGTTCGCACTCGCCGCCGCGCTGGCGCTGCCCGCCCTGGCCCAGGAGGCGGTCATCCGCAAGAACCTGAGCGAGCGGCTGCCCGACTTCCCGAAGATCGACGAGATCACGAAGACGCCCATCCCGGGCCTGTACGAGTTCCGCATCGGCACCGAGGTCTTCTACACCGACGAGCAGGGCAACCACGTGATCGAGGGACACATCATCGACACGCGCACGCGTGTCAACCTCACGCAGGCGCGCGTCGACAAGCTCACGCAGATCGACGTGAGCAAGTTGCCGCTGAAGGACGCCATCGTCTGGAAGCAGGTAACGGGTGAGCGCAAGCTGGTGGTCTTCGCCGACCCGAACTGCGGCTACTGCAAGCGCTTCGAGCGCGACCTGAACAACGTCAAGGACGTCACCGTCTATACCTTCCTCTACCCCATCCTCGGTGGCGATTCGCCTGAGAAGTCGAAGAACATCTGGTGCGCCAAGGACAGCACCAAGGCCTGGCGCGACTGGATGCTCGACGGCGTCACGCCGCCGAAGGTCATGGGCCAGTGCGATCTCGGCGCGCTCAACCGCACCGCCGAGATGGGCCGCAAGTACAAGATCAACGGCACGCCGGCGATCGTTTTCGAGGACGGCAAGCGCGTGCCCGGCGCGATGAACGCCGAGCAGATCGAGAAGCAGCTGGTCGCCAGCCGCGCCGCCAGGCCCTGA
- a CDS encoding cytochrome d ubiquinol oxidase subunit II encodes MSFDEALPVVFMALMGLSMLIYVVSDGYDLGVGMLMHRASEAEKDVMIASIGPFWDANETWLVLGVGILLVAFPKAHGLVLTQLYLPVTLMLVGLILRGVAFDFRVKASASHKPTWDRLFFAGSTLAAVSQGWMLGRYVSGFGEGWNYPLFAAAIAAALPMAYVLLGAAWLVMKTEGELQERAVRWAKIAWAPMVGGLLLISMATPWISETVRARWFVLPEVIALSAIPLMTGVLLLAVRGLLNSHVVRGPASWLPFVLLIAVFVLGFLGLAYSIYPYVVIDRLTIWQAASSPASLKFILFGVCISVPAIAAYTVFSYRVFRGKTGELRYA; translated from the coding sequence ATGAGCTTCGACGAGGCACTGCCCGTCGTCTTCATGGCGCTGATGGGCCTGTCGATGCTGATCTACGTCGTCAGCGACGGCTACGACCTCGGCGTCGGCATGCTGATGCACCGCGCCAGCGAGGCCGAGAAGGACGTGATGATCGCTTCCATCGGTCCCTTCTGGGACGCCAACGAGACCTGGCTGGTGCTCGGCGTGGGCATCCTGCTGGTGGCCTTCCCGAAGGCGCACGGCCTGGTGCTGACCCAGCTGTACCTGCCGGTCACGCTGATGCTGGTAGGGCTGATCCTGCGCGGCGTGGCATTCGACTTCCGCGTCAAGGCCAGCGCCTCGCACAAGCCGACCTGGGACCGCCTGTTCTTCGCCGGCTCCACGCTGGCCGCGGTGTCGCAGGGCTGGATGCTCGGGCGTTACGTCAGCGGCTTCGGCGAGGGCTGGAACTACCCGCTGTTCGCCGCCGCCATCGCTGCCGCGCTGCCGATGGCTTACGTGCTGCTCGGTGCCGCCTGGCTGGTCATGAAGACCGAGGGCGAACTGCAGGAACGCGCGGTGCGCTGGGCCAAGATCGCCTGGGCGCCGATGGTCGGCGGCCTGCTGCTGATCTCGATGGCCACGCCCTGGATCAGCGAGACGGTGCGCGCACGCTGGTTCGTGCTGCCCGAGGTGATCGCGCTGTCGGCCATCCCGCTGATGACCGGCGTGCTGTTGCTGGCGGTGCGCGGCCTGCTCAACTCGCACGTGGTGCGCGGGCCGGCCTCATGGCTGCCCTTCGTGCTGCTGATCGCGGTGTTCGTGCTCGGCTTCCTCGGGCTGGCCTACAGCATCTATCCCTACGTGGTGATCGATCGCCTGACGATCTGGCAGGCGGCCAGCAGCCCGGCCTCGCTGAAGTTCATCCTGTTCGGCGTGTGCATCTCGGTGCCGGCCATCGCGGCCTACACGGTGTTCTCGTACCGAGTGTTCCGCGGCAAGACGGGCGAGCTGCGTTACGCCTGA